A single genomic interval of Dysidea avara chromosome 8, odDysAvar1.4, whole genome shotgun sequence harbors:
- the LOC136264236 gene encoding uncharacterized protein isoform X1, whose protein sequence is MMTTTVCSSWLQKIEITLRIINIVLCVGTLAAATIVLLAILSIDDHNGECENSDLHKSGAFWLISAAGLGLIFESIITILRLLDVNINVLGKVDVLLRSLLIVSLLAGGAVNAIFAIDNADTYNRLKPCPDNDQKTEKVCFDVKWLRDSEIAAAVLSISVIMVFGALAVIIIRTRSEKHAAKQTPYA, encoded by the exons ATGatgactactactgtatgttcaTCTTGGCTTCAAAAGATTGAAATCACTCTTCGCATAATAAACATA GTACTTTGTGTGGGGACATTGGCTGCTGCAACTATTGTATTATTAGCCATTCTTAGTATTGATGATCACAATGGTGAATGTGAAAACTCTGACTTACACAAATCCGGTGCTTTCTGGCTTATATCTGCAGCTGGGCTTGGCTTAATTTTTGAGTCAATTATAACAATTCTTCGGTTATTAGATGTAAACATTAATGTGCTTGGAAAAGTG GATGTATTGCTCAGAAGTCTATTGATAGTGTCCCTGTTAGCTGGAGGAGCAGTTAATGCTATATTTGCTATTGATAATGCTGATACTTACAACAGACTTAAACCTTGTCCTGACAATGATCAAAAAACAGAAAAAGTTTGCTTTGATGTAAAATGGCTTAGAGATTCTGAAATAGCTGCTGCA GTTCTATCCATTTCTGTAATTATGGTCTTTGGAGCATTGGCAGTAATCATTATCAGGACAAGAAGTGAAAAGCATGCAGCTAAACAGACTCCATATgcataa
- the LOC136264236 gene encoding uncharacterized protein isoform X2: protein MKVLCVGTLAAATIVLLAILSIDDHNGECENSDLHKSGAFWLISAAGLGLIFESIITILRLLDVNINVLGKVDVLLRSLLIVSLLAGGAVNAIFAIDNADTYNRLKPCPDNDQKTEKVCFDVKWLRDSEIAAAVLSISVIMVFGALAVIIIRTRSEKHAAKQTPYA from the exons atgaag GTACTTTGTGTGGGGACATTGGCTGCTGCAACTATTGTATTATTAGCCATTCTTAGTATTGATGATCACAATGGTGAATGTGAAAACTCTGACTTACACAAATCCGGTGCTTTCTGGCTTATATCTGCAGCTGGGCTTGGCTTAATTTTTGAGTCAATTATAACAATTCTTCGGTTATTAGATGTAAACATTAATGTGCTTGGAAAAGTG GATGTATTGCTCAGAAGTCTATTGATAGTGTCCCTGTTAGCTGGAGGAGCAGTTAATGCTATATTTGCTATTGATAATGCTGATACTTACAACAGACTTAAACCTTGTCCTGACAATGATCAAAAAACAGAAAAAGTTTGCTTTGATGTAAAATGGCTTAGAGATTCTGAAATAGCTGCTGCA GTTCTATCCATTTCTGTAATTATGGTCTTTGGAGCATTGGCAGTAATCATTATCAGGACAAGAAGTGAAAAGCATGCAGCTAAACAGACTCCATATgcataa
- the LOC136263376 gene encoding uncharacterized protein, translating to MAQQFDLPLPEITVEDFQRSWTRFELVSEAKEWDEAKRKLILPSLLQGKLVDIYVSLDDTTRGNLEQLKNALMKQAGMVRDPLTAGQLFMSRHQLPEVTMVRKLKFDVRKRSSQGKTKLTASDVKALTQPTSTMVNAETQTDSQWFVDSKEVQTESEEDCTNATVTIGTQTEPDVVLQAPQDNLTNHGVRAVNDESMKCCEGIVDEKYASLIAKHNGLFKDATGKVIGYVKRNGGIRHVDCLKYIPLESHSRLCSRCSTFRENVLRGRLARHLQEDSCQSVEANSHTNFRCLTPSEKCERMKNIATVIHTKDQQIARLSGRINKLVANQGIMVDQDTNNDLVSMMNY from the exons ATGGCACAGCAGTTTGATTTGCCGCTTCCAGAGATCACTGTGGAAGATTTCCAGAGGTCGTGGACACGATTTGAACTGGTCTCCGAAGCCAAGGAGTGGGACGAGGCTAAACGGAAGCTGATACTACCAAGTCTACTGCAGGGCAAGCTAGTAGATATTTATGTAAGCCTTGATGATACTACTCGTGGTAATTTGGAGCAATTAAAAAATGCCCTGATGAAACAAGCTGGGATGGTGAGAGATCCATTAACTGCAGGACAACTGTTTATGTCAAGGCATCAGCTCCCAG AGGTTACTATGGtgagaaaattgaaatttgATGTTAGGAAACGTTCGTCTCAAGGGAAGACCAAATTGACTGCGAGTGATGTTAAGGCTTTGACCCAACCCACCTCTACCATGGTGAATGCTGAGACCCAGACTGATAGCCAGTGGTTTGTTGATAGCAAAGAAGTGCAAACGGAGTCTGAGGAAGATTGCACCAATGCCACTGTTACAATTGGTACTCAGACTGAGCCAGATGTTGTCTTGCAAGCACCCCAGGACAATTTGACAAACCACGGAGTAAGAGCTGTAAATGACGAAAGCATGAAGTGCTGTGAGGGAATAGTTGATGAGAAATATGCTTCACTGATTGCAAAACATAATGGTTTGTTCAAAGATGCTACAG GGAAAGTGATCGGCTATGTTAAGAGGAATGGTGGGATACGCCATGTAGATTGTTTGAAGTACATTCCACTGGAGTCACACTCAAGATTATGTTCAAGGTGCAGCACATTCCGTGAAAATGTATTGCGTGGTAGACTAGCACGGCATCTCCAAGAGGATAGTTGTCAGTCTGTGGAGGCTAATAGTCATACCAACTTCCGGTGCCTTACCCCATCTGAGAAGTGTGAGAGGATGAAGAACATAGCTACTGTGATTCACACTAAGGACCAACAGATTGCCCGCCTCAGTGGAAGGATTAACAAGCTGGTTGCTAACCAAGGAATTATGGTTGACCAAGACACGAATAACGATTTAGTGTCCATGATGAACTACTAA
- the LOC136263654 gene encoding uncharacterized protein — protein MDTPNRKRSTSWLDAEDQRFLFDDSFDTSDGDVLLAEEELCESVAQFQPVGDSERRTMQELLDDAAVSSEIEQESPTRSAGIAATSQPASHPTASVSLIEQQQFLQTILDGVSFRFPELSFTMARDGTTSAPVLTITQKDLFSHPPLGMISRVQVTIEYKKYSVFVLLHLWSTGEVNGFDDAYEICRDISSSSRHKFCPGIDPDYYEEEYHKILHFHLKSVRLCHFPFTRVDSVNCMLWFKPALNLSATEQAASEVKCPPCKRLVHDLKWQKTKTDAESPSKKIKRQHPSSRARLQYMSPLSQQKRKMYAQYQRTSSIRKLRKYEASELVLDDEQNSEMCSVLEATQPDELEKLFKEGDEHGVGSLMKSIWYTDKDRQKSDFCHDQESNKQGGRGNRWNMITIRMALAVYVRSPAAYKALESFGILKLPSKSTMQAYTGAFMHDPGASSVCIADQVARYVIFVEECRKTGKQEPKADGVLIFDEVKVACQLLWNSRSHQLMGLAMSPADLSSLNDIYRVLQDPGTNIQTSYILQFLWRDLTSSYDIVGPYFTSSASVENKFVTACIFETIKLFQYHGLKTSLLICDGGSANVSVIKASHGRHGAYSINKDAKDSFEVQPWMKNPFNPPSKIFWMICPSHQLKNMINALFSSKDKGTKQFQRGKSSVIFGWISITDLYKRELGRVSNGQARMVPRLKEAHCLRDSWTKLNVLPAKIMQQEQVLGELIWYINQDPPPTDSRTASETLAYLEACNLLFEEGFLSHDRIRSMDSHVLKNISKGYQYFSDWLRSLLDEDAKYPHTSATQRSFLSWQTWDLLRIDMYGFRAFCQWFLTTYPTYFVSPLRLSGSAVESLFSQYKYSAGGKLDSVNYSTSRAAHLIKQCTTDHHSGSSYRDEHLKFAELPLHKTQYNKHT, from the exons ATGGACACGCCCAATCGGAAACGTTCCACCAGTTGGCTCGATGCTGAAGACCAACGATTTTTGTTTGACGATTCTTTTGACACTTCTGATGGTGATGTACTTTTAGCGGAAGAAGAACTGTGCGAGTCTGTGGCTCAGTTTCAACCGGTGGGTGATTCGGAACGAAGAACAATGCAAGAATTGTTAGATGATGCTGCTGTGAGCAGTGAAATCGAGCAAGAATCACCGACAAGATCCGCTGGTATTGCTGCCACAAGCCAGCCGGCGTCGCATCCCACAGCTAGTGTTTCACTGATCGAACAACAGCAGTTTTTACAGACCATTCTTGATGGAGTGAGTTTTCGTTTTCCCGAACTTTCCTTTACAATGGCTCGCGATGGAACCACTAGTGCTCCGGTGTTAACAATTACACAGAAGGATTTGTTCAGTCATCCTCCATTGGGTATGATTTCTCGTGTTCAAGTGACTATTGAGTACAAGAAGTATAGTGTTTTTGTTTTGCTTCATTTGTGGAGTACTGGTGAAGTGAATGGTTTTGATGATGCATATGAAATTTGTCGAGATATCAGTAGCTCGTCCAGACACAAGTTTTGCCCTGGAATTGACCCAGACTACTATGAAGAAGAGTACCACAAAATATTGCATTTTCACCTGAAAAGTGTGCGATTGTGTCATTTTCCTTTTACACGTGTGGATTCTGTGAACTGTATGCTTTGGTTTAAACCCGCATTAAACTTGTCTGCTACAGAGCAGGCAGCAAGTGAAGTTAAATGTCCACCTTGCAAGCGTTTAGTGCATGATTTGAAGTGGCAAAAGACGAAAACGGATGCTGAAAGCCCTAGCAAGAAAATTAAACGTCAACACCCATCTTCAAGAGCCAGATTACAGTATATGTCTCCACTTAGCCAGCAGAAGCGTAAGATGTATGCTCAGTATCAAAGGACAAGTAGCATACGCAAACTGAGGAAGTATGAAGCTAGTGAACTTGTACTAGATGATGAGCAGAATTCTGAAATGTGTTCAGTTCTGGAGGCCACACAACCTGATGAGCTTGAAAAACTGTTCAAAGAGGGTGACGAGCATGGTGTTGGAAGCTTAATGAAGAGTATATGGTATACTGATAAGGATCGGCAGAAGAGTGATTTTTGTCATGATCAGGAAAGCAACA AACAAGGAGGCAGGGGAAACAGGTGGAATATGATCACCATACGGATGG catTAGCTGTGTATGTGCGGAGTCCAGCTGCATACAAGGCATTGGAAAGTTTTGGGATCCTTAAACTACCATCCAAGTCTACAATGCAAGCATACACTGGTGCATTCATGCATGATCCTGGAGCTAGTAGTGTCTGCATAGCTGACCAAGTTGCTCGGTATGTGATATTTGTAGAGGAGTGTCGCAAAACTGGAAAACAAGAGCCTAAAGCTGACGGTGTTTTGATATTCGACGAGGTGAAGGTTGCATGTCAACTTTTATGGAATTCTCGGAGCCATCAACTTATGGGACTAGCCATGTCTCCTGCAGACCTGTCATCTTTAAATGACATTTACAGAGTTTTGCAAGACCCTGGAACCAACATACAGACCTCTTATATTTTGCAATTTTTGTGGAGGGACCTCACAAGCAGTTATGATATTGTTGGGCCATACTTTACATCCTCGGCATCTGTTGAGAACAAATTTGTGACGGCATGCATTTTTGAAACTATTAAACTTTTTCAATATCATGGTTTGAAAACCAGCTTATTAATCTGTGATGGAGGGTCTGCAAATGTGTCAGTGATTAAAGCTAGCCACGGACGCCATGGTGCGTACTCTATAAATAAAGATGCTAAAGATTCATTTGAAGTACAGCCCTGGATGAAGAACCCTTTCAATCCTCCCAGCAAGATCTTTTGGATGATTTGTCCATCCCACCAG CTTAAGAATATGATAAATGCACTTTTTTCATCAAAAGATAAAGGCACAAAGCAGTTCCAGCGTGGAAAAAGCTCTGTCATTTTTGGATGGATATCCATTACAGATTTGTACAAGCGTGAGCTGGGTAGAGTCAGCAATGGACAGGCAAGAATGGTGCCACGACTGAAAGAAGCACATTGCTTAAGAGACTCCTGGACTAAGCTAAATGTATTGCCTGCTAAGATCATGCAG CAAGAACAAGTGTTGGGAGAGTTAATTTGGTACATCAACCAAGACCCACCACCTACAGACTCCCGTACTGCATCCGAAACATTAGCATATTTAGAAGCATGCAACCTTTTGTTTGAAGAAGGATTTCTTTCTCATGATCGGATAAGAAGCATGGATTCCCATGTCTTGAAGAATATCTCCAAAGGATACCAGTATTTTTCAGATTGGTTGAGGTCTCTCCTTGATGAAG ATGCCAAGTATCCTCATACATCTGCAACACAAAGGTCATTTCTGTCTTGGCAAA CATGGGATCTGCTTCGGATAGACATGTATGGGTTCAGAGCCTTTTGCCAGTGGTTTCTTACCACTTATCCTACTTACTTTGTCTCTCCACTACGGCTATCAGGATCTGCTGTTGAAAGTCTTTTCAGCCAATACAAATACAGTGCAGGAGGGAAACTGGACTCTGTGAACTATTCAACTTCAAGGGCAGCACATTTGATAAAGCAGTGCACTACTGATCACCACAGTGGCTCAAGTTACAGAGATGAGCACTTAAAGTTTGCTGAACTGCCATTACACAAAACACAATACAACAAGCACACATAG